The nucleotide sequence AAGTTTGAAAAAGGATGATGCGTTTGATCAGTTGTTGAGAGTATTTTTTTTcggaatacatttttttaacggaaTGTATAGTTTTTGacattaatacatttttttagatgaaaaaattttgtaaattataatattttaggAATCTATAAAGACGATAATTAGAGATCTACTTCGTATTTTTCAGTGATTTGCATATAGCACAGTCAGCTTCAACAACGTTTATACACGCGAGCGAGTATCAACAAatgtacaaataaataaaaaaaaaaacggcgaTCGATATAGAGATTTCAACAAAGCCACTCTCCTAACTCGATACTAATCGAAGCAAAGAAGTAGTGAAGAGGGCGTTCGAGAGGTCGCGTGCAGCCGTGTGTTCTTTCGGACTAGGAAATCAGCCATCATGGGTCGTATGCACGCACCTGGGTAAGGAAATTCGCCTTTTTTACCTATTTTTCCTTGAATTTTTCACCCCTttatgtcaaaatcacttgcAGTTTTTCGCGAGCTTTCTAATGATCACGGACATGGCTGGGAAATTCGCGATTTTCGCACTTCTTTAACCTGCAAAGTGAAGCGGAATGTCGCGGCCATGTGTTCGGCACTCGCGCTCGCTGTTTTTTATTGCCTATGTTGTTGAATTTGTTGACGTTCGCCCTTGAATAGCGAATTTTCATATCGGAAATGcacgatttttcattttcgagaTTGTCTGGGGTCTTCTTTACCgatgaaaatttgtttactaaCCCGTCGCGATTTTGAGGTTAATCGAGTTAACTTGGTTGAGCTGGAAGGTCCCTGGCCTCATGATGTGGACAGTGGACAAATGGAAAATATGCATTTCATTTTGAAGCTGATCCAATTTTTCTATTGGAATAAGATTTCGGATGGTAGATTACATGATTCTTTTATTGTTTCAGTAAGGGTATATCCCAGTCAGCTCTTCCGTACAGAAGAAGCGTCCCTACGTGGCTGAAGCTCACGCCAGAGGACTGCAAGGAGCTTATCTACAAGCTAGCAAAGAAGGGTCACACTCCATCCCAAATTGGTAAGTTAAACTCTGCTAAAGAAATAGTGTTAAACTTGCAAGCTACCAGCTGAATGTTGACTTGATCTAGTCTACTTTCTTCCTAAATGTTTGCTAGAGTAAAATGTTTTGATGTTTGAGGTGATTTTGTATTCCTATCTCAAAATCATATTAGGTAATCAAAGGACATTATAGCTTTTATACAGTTATAGTTTCTcttatagataaaatattagaatcaCCATTTCTAATCAAACAATTATTGCTTGCAGGTGTTGTCCTTCGTGACTCTCATGGAGTTGCACAAGTACGTTTCCGCACtggaaacaaaattttgaggATTGTCAAATCCATGGGATTGGCCCCAGACCTTCCAGAGGATTTGTATTATCTCATCAAAAAAGCTGTTGCCATCCGCAAGCACTTGGAGCGCAACCGCAAGGACAAGGACAGCAAATTCCGTCTTATCTTGGTAGAGTCAAGGATCCACAGGCTAGCCCGGTACTACAAGACCAAGGGCTCCCTGCCACCAAACTGGAAGTACGAGAGCTCTACCGCCAGTGCTCTTGTGGCCTGATTTTATAccataataatcaataaatattaaaaaaaacaaaatcttacttttttattcattttttcaacCTGCCGTTTTTTATATCACGTTAACTATATAaggaaataattatgcagactcaattcaattttatacacaaatttattacttctcttataagtatatatttttacaatatcctcattctgaaataataagtgTACTGTACAACTTGAATTATCTATTTAAGTGCTTATAATACATCGTTACACTTGATTATAAAATCGTCGAATTAAATTACTTTGTACCgttatatacaaaatatacTTAAAGCCGTCTCAGAGCTCGGATATATTTAGCGTTAATAATTAAGTATTACTAAGTAGCGCAAAAATTTAGTGGCCCTCCTTGTAGTTCTTCTGCGCTCTTTGCCACTTAGCGACCATGCTCGACATTTCCTTCTGTTTTTTTCCCAGTCCAGTCTTTAGCTgcaaaaaagaacaaaaaaaaaaaaaacaaagaaaccagaTGAATTAAATAAACTTGCGAAACTTGAAAACTGACGAAAGCATGTATTGATACCaaccttctttttctttttctccttgcTAGCCTCCTGGAGTTCGGCATCCTGAGGAGGCATCTGTGTCAGCACCGGTGAGGGTGACGCGGACTCGATAGCCGCTGCAGCCGTCGCCGCAAGCCTCATCGCTTCGGCTTTCTCCTTCTCTATGTCCGCCGCGCTTTTTTCGATTGACGCAATGTCGCTGTAGAAGGAGTTGATGGCCGAGCCAAGACTCGTGTCATGAGGCATCTTCATCGGTGGCTTTGCGATCACCTGGTTGTTCTCGTAGACTCTAGCGTACTCTACCATGAACTGCACAGCCTCCTGACCCTGGAGCCTCGCCGCTACTAAGGCTTGCTGTGATCGCATGGAaggaattgtttttaaaatggaGAAAACAGTTCGATCGTGatattttctaattattttgaaagaaCTTACGTTGTGAAGGTGCTGATGGTACGCCGGATTATAGTGCATGAGTTGACCCTGCATGAGAGCCGTGTGGTGATGGGATAAGAGAGGTATACCTGCACCTGCGAGGGTCGCCGCATAGATCGGATTTGTCTGCTGTGCACCGTAGAGTACACCGGCCTCCAAAGCCGAAGCTGGTAAGGTATACGCAATCTCCGGTGGATCTACTCCGGGAGGTAGCGGCTCTGTTAACGGCTTTGTGGAGTCTTTTGGAGCTTCGTCTAAGCAATGGACAATAAAGTGTTTTTTAGTAGTTTTAGAATGTAAGTTATGAAAAATTGAAGATAATTAACTCTACACTCTAGTAACTATTCTTGCAATGTTAAAACTAATCAAACAAATTAATCTTATTTAAGACAACAGCATTAATTCAAAAGCATGAACAACAGCCAAATGTAGTTAATCGTTGAGGCACAAACGTCAGGCAAATAtcgatgaataaataaaaaatatataaaaattaaactcataaaataaaaagaaccACAGCAATCCGTACAGTATAGCGCACCACCTTTCCTGTCCGATATATCGGGGCTGGCTTTGCGTTTCCTATTCTCGTTGCTGCGCTTCAAGTCTTCCGCGAAGATACGAGGTGGCGGCGGTGGTTCCGGACTAGAGATGCTCGGCGGAGGTGGTGGCGGTGAATCCTCCTGTGGCTGTGGTGGATTCACCTCTGTAGTGCTTGGTGGTTGGGGCTCGATCTTACTCGTCGTGCTCATAGTTGCTGCTTGGGCGCTCATTTCTGTAACGAATGAGTGTAAATAAATGttagtcgttttttttttttttttttaataaaattgtttaacgtagataaaaattgaatatttctATAACTGATAACTAAGTTAAAAACTCACCGATAATAGGTACTTCCTCATGCTCAGGCGGTGGCGGCGTCGTGCAAAGCTCCATCTCCTCAGTACCGCCGACGATGTCCGTGTCCGGATAAGTCCACTGGGCATCGCCTGTTGTCGCGTTCCGGTAATAGTAGCGCTTATGCGACCTACAATCCGCCCGACGTCCCAACAAACAAAACAAAGCCACATGAGAGCACAACTCCTCACTTACAGACAATCAAAAATTTCGCTTTTTTTGTACTTAATAAAAACATCGTCCTACAGATAATACAGTTCATGGTAGTATCGATGATTGGATGtcttttcatttttgttaTCAAACTCAATCAAATGTATGCATGTAGACACAGTATTATAGTatagttataaattataagaAGTTTTTGGTACAAGAATTTCTCAAATCATAAGCTTCATGATTCTGTACCCCTACCTGCATTCCAGGCATTTGAATCCTCCTGCAAAGAGATAgtttttttggcttttttACGATTTAAGAAAAGAAGAACAGTCTCTTGCCGACAATTGACGCGATTTTCCCTCTGACTGGTCTGCTGCAGAGAGAATCTCGCGGGGGTATACAGGGCTTTCCTCTCGAGCTTTCCTTTGCACACGTTTAAAGCAACggcttttttttacatatatcatGTCTTCAATAGCACTTCGGATCTTTATACACGTCTCAACGTTGGCACAGGATTAGTatatgtttgtata is from Nasonia vitripennis strain AsymCx chromosome 1, Nvit_psr_1.1, whole genome shotgun sequence and encodes:
- the LOC103316998 gene encoding 40S ribosomal protein S13 — its product is MGRMHAPGKGISQSALPYRRSVPTWLKLTPEDCKELIYKLAKKGHTPSQIGVVLRDSHGVAQVRFRTGNKILRIVKSMGLAPDLPEDLYYLIKKAVAIRKHLERNRKDKDSKFRLILVESRIHRLARYYKTKGSLPPNWKYESSTASALVA